The nucleotide sequence TCAAGGCAATAAAAATCCTATATTGCCAGAGGGAGTGAAAAACTACCTCATCGATATTGATGGTACGGTAGGCGAGGATATCCCCAATGAAGAACCCGAGCGAATGGCTACTGCCGAGGTATTTCCCGATGCCTTAGCACAAGTAAACAAATGGTATGATGAAGGTCACGTGATTTACTTTTTCACCTCACGCACCGAAGCACACCGTAAGGTTACTGAGCAATGGCTCAAAAAGCACGGCTTTAAGTATCACGGCATCATCTTTGGCAAACCTCGCGGAGGCAACTATCATTGGATAGACAATCACATCGTAAAAGCTACCCGCTACAAGGGCAAATTCACCGATTTTGTCCTCAAAGAAGAAACCGTAGAAGTGTTTAATGATTAGTGCGAGCTTGTAGCTCGTGCCAAATTGACAAATCGACAAATTGACAAATTACAGCCCGTGCGGCTCGCACCAAATCGACAAATTACAGCTCATACAACTCATACCAAATTTGCTAATTTCCAAATTTGCTAATTTTCAAATTAGATTATTATGATTCCAACAATGGCAGAACTCTCAGCTCGCGGCGAAACCCCCGAAGTACTCTTCTGGGTAGGCTGTGCTGGTAGTTTTGACGACAGAGCTAAACCTATTATTAAAGCCTTTGCCCACCTCTTGCAAAAAGCAGGGGTGCGCTTTGCCGTACTCGGTACCGAAGAGAGCTGTACCGGCGACCCTGCCAAGCGTGCAGGTAACGAATTTCTCTTCCAAATGCAGGCAATGACGAATATCAAAGTGCTGAACAGCTACCATATTACTAAGATAGTAACTGCTTGTCCACACTGTTTCAATACTCTTAAAAACGAATACCCTGCCTTAGGCGGACACTATGAAGTCCTCCATCATACCGAATTGCTCAAAACTTTGGTGCAGGAAGGCCGACTTACCATTGAGGACGGTGCTTTTAAAGGTAAACGCATCGTCTTTCACGACCCTTGTTATTTGGGCAGAGCCAACAAGGTGTACAATGCCCCGCGTGAACTCTTACAAAAACTCGATGCTGATTTGGTAGAGATGAAGAGTTGCAAGGCACGTGCTCTTTGTTGTGGAGCGGGAGGCGCTCAGATGTTCAAAGAAGCTGAAAAAGGCGATAAGGATATCA is from Capnocytophaga ochracea DSM 7271 and encodes:
- a CDS encoding LNS2 domain-containing protein, which codes for MTEKFTLNEDAQGNKNPILPEGVKNYLIDIDGTVGEDIPNEEPERMATAEVFPDALAQVNKWYDEGHVIYFFTSRTEAHRKVTEQWLKKHGFKYHGIIFGKPRGGNYHWIDNHIVKATRYKGKFTDFVLKEETVEVFND
- a CDS encoding (Fe-S)-binding protein, which gives rise to MIPTMAELSARGETPEVLFWVGCAGSFDDRAKPIIKAFAHLLQKAGVRFAVLGTEESCTGDPAKRAGNEFLFQMQAMTNIKVLNSYHITKIVTACPHCFNTLKNEYPALGGHYEVLHHTELLKTLVQEGRLTIEDGAFKGKRIVFHDPCYLGRANKVYNAPRELLQKLDADLVEMKSCKARALCCGAGGAQMFKEAEKGDKDINVLRTEQALEVHPNIIATACPFCNTMMTDGIKTKNKETQVKVYDIAELLENSEK